A window from Candidatus Rokuibacteriota bacterium encodes these proteins:
- the pdxA gene encoding 4-hydroxythreonine-4-phosphate dehydrogenase PdxA encodes MASRLPLLGITMGDPAGVGPEIIAKTLSTPGVAAACRPVVIGDRSVMEATLALLRSDRKLHPVSTPAECRFEPGTIECLDLANADASTLVRAQVSAEAGRAAYAYIEKAVRLCQSGEIDGMVTAPVNKEALAAAGVQHSGHTEILARLAGTKDFAMLLMGKELKVIHVTTHVALRRVPDLCTQDRVLRVIRLAQQAMNGLGVARPRIAVCGLNPHAGEDGLFGDEEKTQIIPAAEAARREGLDVHGPLPADTLFSRARGGEFDIVVAMYHDQGHVPVKTLGFTYDETRGQWTGLSGVNVTVGLPFLRVSVDHGTAFDRAWKGIANPESMLEAIDVAVRMLAAQGR; translated from the coding sequence CGGCGGCCTGCCGCCCCGTGGTCATCGGCGACCGCTCGGTGATGGAGGCCACGCTCGCGCTCCTGCGCTCGGATCGAAAGCTCCATCCGGTGTCGACGCCCGCCGAGTGCCGCTTCGAGCCCGGCACCATCGAGTGCCTCGACCTCGCCAATGCCGACGCGTCCACGCTCGTGCGGGCGCAGGTCAGCGCCGAGGCCGGCCGCGCCGCGTACGCCTATATCGAGAAGGCCGTCAGGCTCTGCCAGTCTGGAGAGATCGATGGCATGGTGACGGCGCCCGTGAACAAGGAGGCGCTGGCCGCCGCGGGCGTCCAGCACTCGGGGCACACCGAGATCCTCGCCAGGCTGGCGGGCACGAAGGATTTCGCCATGCTGCTCATGGGAAAGGAGCTCAAGGTCATCCACGTCACGACGCACGTCGCGCTCCGGCGCGTCCCGGATCTCTGCACCCAGGACCGCGTGCTAAGGGTCATTCGCCTCGCCCAGCAGGCCATGAACGGGCTCGGCGTGGCGCGCCCCCGCATCGCGGTCTGCGGGCTCAATCCGCACGCCGGCGAGGACGGCCTCTTCGGCGACGAGGAGAAGACCCAGATCATCCCGGCCGCGGAGGCCGCGCGCCGCGAAGGGCTCGACGTCCACGGCCCGCTGCCGGCCGACACGCTCTTCTCGCGGGCGCGCGGCGGCGAGTTCGACATTGTCGTGGCCATGTACCACGACCAGGGGCACGTGCCCGTCAAGACTCTCGGCTTCACCTACGACGAGACACGGGGCCAGTGGACGGGGCTCTCGGGGGTCAACGTCACGGTCGGGCTGCCGTTCCTCCGCGTGTCGGTAGACCACGGCACGGCCTTCGACCGCGCGTGGAAGGGCATCGCCAACCCAGAGAGCATGCTCGAGGCGATCGACGTGGCCGTACGCATGCTGGCCGCGCAGGGCCGCTGA